A stretch of DNA from Cupriavidus taiwanensis:
GATCACCACCGAGCCGCCCATCACCAGCACGCCCCAGAACTTGGCGTCGATGAAATAGAAGCCCACGGCCAGGATCACCGCGATGGCGATGGCACCGATCTTCACGCGCGCATCCTTGCTGCGCAGGAACACCATGCCGAGCAGCAGCGCGAAGAATACCCACAGGATCGGCAGGAAGTTCGACGTGGTGGCACGCAGCATCGAGTAGAACGGCGTGAAGTACCAGACCGGCGCGATATGCGGCGGAGTCTTCAGCGGATCGGCCGGGAAGAAGTTGTTGGCTTCCAGGAAATAACCACCCACTTCGGGGAAGAAGAAGATCACGGCCGAGAACAGGATCAGGAAGCCGCCCACGCCGAGCAGATCATGCACCGAGTAGTACGGGTGGAACGGGATGCCGTCGAGCGGAATGCCGTTCTCGTCCTTCTTGGCCTTGATCTCGACGCCGTCCGGGTTGTTCGAGCCCACTTCGTGCAGCGCGATGATGTGCGCGATCACCAGGCCCAGCAGCACCAGCGGCACGGCGATGACGTGGAACGAGAAGAATCGGTTCAGCGTCGCGTCGCTGACCACGTAGTCACCGCGGATGAACAGCGACAGGTCCTGGCCGATCACCGGAATGGCCGAGAACAGGTTCACGATCACCTGGGCGCCCCAGTACGACATCTGTCCCCACGGCAGCAGGTAGCCCATGAAGGCTTCGGCCATCAGGCACAGGAAGATCAGGCAGCCGAAGATCCAGACCAGTTCGCGCGGCTTGCGGTAAGAACCGTACAGCAGCCCGCGGAACATATGCAGGTAGACCACGACGAAGAAGGCCGACGCGCCGGTCGAATGCATGTAGCGCACCAGCCAGCCCCATGGGACTTCGCGCATGATGTATTCCACGCTGGCAAAGGCCACGGGAATGCCGGCGGCGTTCAGCGTGCCGTCCGGCTTGTAGTTCATGACCAGGAAGATGCCGGTCACGATCTGGATCACCAGCACCAGCAGCGCCAGCGAACCGAAGAAATACCAGAAGTTGAAGTTCTTCGGCGCGTAGTAGCGGGACAGGTGGTCTTCCCACAGTTGCGTCGCGGGAAAGCGGGCGTCGATCCAGCCCAGCAGGCCGGTCGTCTTGACTTGTTTTTCGGCCGCCATGATCAGGCTTCTCCTTTCTCGTCCTTGCCGATCACGATCTTGCTTTCGGACAGGAACTGGTAGGGGGGAACATCGAGATTCTGCGGAGCCGGCTTGTTCTTGAAGACGCGCCCGGCCAGATCGAAGGTCGATCCGTGGCAGGGGCAGAGGAAACCGGGATCAGTGCCGAGCTGAGGATTGGCACCGGGTGCGAAGGGGCCCGACGGGGAACAGCCGAGATGGGAACAAATACCCACTACCACCAGCACGTCCTTGTGCTCGGGACGCGAACGGGTTTCGTTCTTGCAGTACTCGGGCGTCTGCATGGTGAAAGGGATATCGGAATTGGGATCGGCCACTTCGCCGCCCGTCTTCTTCAGCGACGCCAGTTGCTCCTCCGTGCGCCGCATGATCCAGACCGGTTTGCCGCGCCACTCGACGGTCATCATCTCGCCCGGCTTCAGGGCGCCGATATCCGCCTCAACTGGGGCACCCGCGGCCTTGGCCTTCTCCGATGGTGCAAAGGTACTGACGAAAGGAACCGCTACCGCCACGCCTCCGACGCCGCCAGCGACGGATGTCGCGATCAACCAATTGCGGCGACCTTTATCCACGCTCTTCACGTCTTGCTGGTCACTCATTCCAAACCCCAGGGGAAGTCAATTTAGATTTTGCGTCAACCATAAAGTGTACCTTAGACACCTGCGCACTAGATAGGCAGAAAATGCCACGAGCTCGCGCGATTATCGGACATGCATCCCGGAAATCCGCCTGCACGCTTGATTTCCGGTGAGTGATGCGGCAGGCTTCCAGCTTGAAAGCGTTCACCCATTGCCACAAGAAGGAGAACCCCCCATGGGCATGATCTCGGAATTCAGAACCTTCGCCGTACGCGGCAACGTCATCGACCTGGCTGTCGGTGTGATCATTGGCGCGGCGTTCGGCAAGATCGTGGATTCGGTGGTCAACGACCTGATCATGCCGTTGGTGGGCCGTGTTGTGGGCAAGCTGGATTTCTCCAGCCTGTTCATTGTTCTGTCGGATCCCCCTCCCGGGACACCGCTGACGCTCGATGCCCTGAAGAAGGCCGGCGTACCGGTGTTTGCCTATGGCAATTTCCTGACCATCGTCGTCAACTTCGTCATCCTGGCCTTCATCATCTTTCTGATGGTGCGCGCCTTCAACCGGATGCGCGCCGAAGAACCGGCGCCGCCTCCCGCTGCCCCGCCCGAGGAAGTGGCGCTGCTGCGTGAAATCCGGGACAGCCTGAAGGTCCGCTGATTTCGAGTCCCGAACGATAAAACGGCCCCGCTGGGGCCGTTTTGTTTTTCGTCAGATCAGACCGGATTCGGAATATCAATAAAGGTATGGCGCAGGCCAAAGCGTTCGGCTACATGCGCGCCCAGCGACCGAATGCCATAGCGCTCGGTCGCATGATGGCCCGCCGCCAGATAGGCCACGCCGCTCTCGCGCGCCAGGTGCGTGGTCTGCTCCGAAACTTCGCCGCTCAGATAGGCGTCGACGCCGGCGGCCACTGCGGCATCGAAATACCCCTGCGCCCCGCCCGTGCACCAGCCAACGGTGCGGATCATCTGCTCCGGCGCGCCGATCGCCAGCGGTTCCCGCCCGAGCACGCCGCCGACATGCGCAGCCAGCGCGGCAAGCGGCATCGGCGCGGGCAGCGTGCCGGTCCAGCACAGCTGATCGTCGCTGAAGCGGCCGGTGGGAGTGAAACCTAGCTGCAGGCCAAGTTGCGCGTTGTTGCCGAATTCCGGGTGATTATCCAGGGGCAGGTGGTAGGCGAACAAATTGATATCGGCCCCGAGCAGGCGCTTCAGGCGCGCATGCTTCTGCCCCACCACGCGCGCATCCTCGTTTTTCCAGAAATAGCCGTGATGCACGAGGATGGCGTCGGCGCCCGCCTCGACCGCGGCATCGACCAGCGCCAGGCTTGCCGTCACCCCGGTCACCACATGTGTGATCTCCGAGCGACCTTGCACTTGCAGCCCATTGGGACAATAGTCCTTGTAGCGGGAAACTTCCAACAGGTCGTTCAAGTACAATTCAAGCTCTTTTGTTTTCATTTTCTGCTCAAAACTCCAATATGTTGCGGCGCTTTTGGCTGTTCTTTGCCCAGGCTGTCACCGTCGTGCTGGCGGTCTGGTTCGTCGTGGCAACGCTCAAGCCTGAATGGCTGCAGAGGGGGCGCGTCGCGGTCCAATCCGGCTCGCCCATCGTGGCGCTCAAGGAGGTGGTGCCCAACGTGTCCGGTCCTGCGGCCGAAGGGTCATACAGCGAGGCCGCCCAGCTGGCCATGCCGGCGGTGGTCAATATCTTTACCAGCAAGAACGGCAACAAGCGCTCGCCCAATCCGCAGGCCGAGGATCCGTGGTTCCGCTTTTTCTTCGGCGACCGCCTGCCCGAGCGGCAGGAG
This window harbors:
- the petA gene encoding ubiquinol-cytochrome c reductase iron-sulfur subunit, which codes for MSDQQDVKSVDKGRRNWLIATSVAGGVGGVAVAVPFVSTFAPSEKAKAAGAPVEADIGALKPGEMMTVEWRGKPVWIMRRTEEQLASLKKTGGEVADPNSDIPFTMQTPEYCKNETRSRPEHKDVLVVVGICSHLGCSPSGPFAPGANPQLGTDPGFLCPCHGSTFDLAGRVFKNKPAPQNLDVPPYQFLSESKIVIGKDEKGEA
- a CDS encoding Nif3-like dinuclear metal center hexameric protein, with protein sequence MKTKELELYLNDLLEVSRYKDYCPNGLQVQGRSEITHVVTGVTASLALVDAAVEAGADAILVHHGYFWKNEDARVVGQKHARLKRLLGADINLFAYHLPLDNHPEFGNNAQLGLQLGFTPTGRFSDDQLCWTGTLPAPMPLAALAAHVGGVLGREPLAIGAPEQMIRTVGWCTGGAQGYFDAAVAAGVDAYLSGEVSEQTTHLARESGVAYLAAGHHATERYGIRSLGAHVAERFGLRHTFIDIPNPV
- a CDS encoding cytochrome b encodes the protein MAAEKQVKTTGLLGWIDARFPATQLWEDHLSRYYAPKNFNFWYFFGSLALLVLVIQIVTGIFLVMNYKPDGTLNAAGIPVAFASVEYIMREVPWGWLVRYMHSTGASAFFVVVYLHMFRGLLYGSYRKPRELVWIFGCLIFLCLMAEAFMGYLLPWGQMSYWGAQVIVNLFSAIPVIGQDLSLFIRGDYVVSDATLNRFFSFHVIAVPLVLLGLVIAHIIALHEVGSNNPDGVEIKAKKDENGIPLDGIPFHPYYSVHDLLGVGGFLILFSAVIFFFPEVGGYFLEANNFFPADPLKTPPHIAPVWYFTPFYSMLRATTSNFLPILWVFFALLLGMVFLRSKDARVKIGAIAIAVILAVGFYFIDAKFWGVLVMGGSVVILFFLPWLDCSPVKSIRYRPAFHKTILIVFVVVFLVLGYLGVQPPSPVGEKVSQLGTLLYFAFFLTMPLWSRVGEFKPVPERVTFHPH
- the mscL gene encoding large conductance mechanosensitive channel protein MscL; this translates as MGMISEFRTFAVRGNVIDLAVGVIIGAAFGKIVDSVVNDLIMPLVGRVVGKLDFSSLFIVLSDPPPGTPLTLDALKKAGVPVFAYGNFLTIVVNFVILAFIIFLMVRAFNRMRAEEPAPPPAAPPEEVALLREIRDSLKVR